One part of the Leucobacter triazinivorans genome encodes these proteins:
- the ilvN gene encoding acetolactate synthase small subunit — MSRHVLSLLVEDKPGLLTRVAGLFARRGFNIESLAVGPTEMRGLSRITVVVDEDEVLLEQVTKQLNKLVNVIKIVELDESTSVQREHVLIKVRADNQSRSHVLEAVTLFRARVVDVVPEALTIEVTGDSGKIDAFLKVLDQYGIKEIAQSGLIAMGRGSKSITERVFKN, encoded by the coding sequence ATGAGCCGCCACGTACTCAGCCTCCTCGTCGAGGACAAGCCCGGCCTGCTGACGCGGGTCGCGGGGCTCTTCGCGCGCCGCGGGTTCAACATCGAGTCGCTCGCCGTGGGGCCGACCGAGATGCGCGGGCTGTCGCGCATCACGGTGGTCGTCGACGAGGATGAGGTGCTGCTCGAGCAGGTCACGAAGCAGTTGAACAAGCTCGTCAATGTGATCAAGATCGTCGAGCTCGACGAGTCGACCTCGGTGCAGCGCGAGCACGTGCTCATCAAGGTACGGGCCGACAACCAGTCGCGCTCGCACGTGCTGGAGGCCGTGACGCTCTTCCGCGCCCGCGTCGTGGACGTCGTGCCCGAAGCGCTCACGATCGAGGTCACGGGCGACAGCGGCAAGATCGACGCCTTCCTCAAGGTGCTCGACCAATACGGCATCAAGGAGATCGCGCAGTCCGGCCTCATCGCCATGGGGCGCGGCTCGAAGTCGATCACCGAGCGCGTCTTCAAGAACTGA
- a CDS encoding DUF1048 domain-containing protein: MAAKWIEALTGPLEQKKQYRLAKARLDGLPEPYRGAASACNRYLTYSGGVTDGDTLVQMCTDLVDLWERAAVDGTPVADIVGEDPVEFVESFALAYGGKRWIDKERERLTRAVDEARRAQGGRGSVGA; encoded by the coding sequence ATGGCCGCGAAGTGGATCGAGGCCCTCACCGGGCCGCTCGAGCAGAAGAAGCAGTACCGCCTGGCGAAGGCGCGGCTCGACGGCTTGCCCGAGCCGTATCGCGGTGCCGCGAGCGCGTGCAATCGCTACCTCACCTACTCCGGCGGGGTCACCGATGGCGACACGCTCGTGCAGATGTGCACCGACCTCGTCGACCTGTGGGAGCGCGCGGCGGTCGACGGCACGCCCGTGGCCGACATCGTCGGCGAGGATCCGGTCGAGTTCGTCGAGAGCTTCGCGCTGGCCTACGGCGGGAAGCGCTGGATCGACAAGGAGCGCGAGCGCCTCACGCGGGCCGTCGACGAGGCCCGGCGCGCGCAGGGCGGGCGAGGAAGCGTGGGGGCATGA
- a CDS encoding PadR family transcriptional regulator, whose translation MVRQMTEMLKGVLEGIVLAIIAARPAYGYEITAALRERGFADIAEGTVYALLVRIEQRGYVDVEKVPSEKGPPRKVFALNASGRARLDEFWETWGFLAERLEHLREEEE comes from the coding sequence GTGGTCCGGCAGATGACGGAGATGCTCAAGGGCGTGCTCGAGGGGATCGTGCTCGCGATCATCGCCGCGCGCCCCGCGTACGGCTACGAGATCACCGCGGCCCTGCGCGAGCGGGGCTTCGCCGATATCGCCGAGGGGACGGTGTACGCGCTCCTGGTGCGGATCGAGCAGCGAGGGTACGTCGACGTGGAGAAGGTCCCGTCCGAGAAAGGGCCCCCGCGCAAGGTGTTCGCGCTCAATGCGTCGGGCCGTGCGCGACTCGACGAGTTCTGGGAGACCTGGGGCTTTCTCGCTGAGCGACTGGAGCACCTCCGAGAGGAAGAGGAATAG
- the ilvC gene encoding ketol-acid reductoisomerase, with protein sequence MYYDADADLSIIQGKKVAVVGYGSQGHAHAMNLRDSGVEVVIALKEGSKSIQKAEEAGFEVKTVADAAEWADLIMILAPDQHQRAIYTESIADKLTPGKTLAFAHGFNIRFGYIEAPEGVDVILVAPKAPGHTVRREFEAGRGIPDIIAVEVDASGTAWQTAISYAKAIGGTRAGVIKTTFTEETETDLFGEQAVLCGGMSHLVQAGFETLTEAGYQPEIAYFEVLHELKLIVDLMWEGGIAKQRWSISDTAEYGDYVSGPRVIDAGVKERMQGVLADIQSGAFAKRFIEDQDNGGVEFQELRAKEEQHPIEKTGVELRKLFAWQQSDDDYTDGSAAR encoded by the coding sequence ATGTACTACGACGCCGACGCCGACCTCTCGATCATCCAGGGCAAGAAGGTGGCCGTGGTGGGCTACGGCTCCCAGGGCCACGCGCACGCCATGAACCTGCGCGACTCGGGTGTCGAGGTCGTCATCGCCCTCAAGGAGGGCTCGAAGTCGATCCAGAAGGCCGAGGAGGCGGGCTTCGAGGTCAAGACCGTGGCCGACGCCGCCGAGTGGGCCGACCTCATCATGATCCTCGCGCCCGACCAGCACCAGCGCGCCATCTACACCGAGTCGATCGCGGACAAGCTGACCCCGGGCAAGACCCTGGCGTTTGCGCACGGCTTCAACATCCGTTTCGGCTACATCGAGGCGCCCGAGGGCGTCGACGTGATCCTCGTCGCCCCCAAGGCTCCCGGCCACACCGTGCGCCGCGAGTTCGAGGCCGGCCGCGGTATCCCCGACATCATCGCCGTCGAGGTCGACGCTTCGGGCACCGCCTGGCAGACCGCGATCTCCTACGCGAAGGCGATCGGCGGTACACGCGCCGGCGTCATCAAGACCACCTTCACCGAGGAGACCGAGACGGACCTCTTCGGCGAGCAGGCCGTGCTCTGCGGTGGCATGAGCCACCTCGTGCAGGCCGGGTTCGAGACCCTCACCGAGGCCGGCTACCAGCCCGAGATCGCCTACTTCGAGGTGCTGCACGAGCTCAAGCTCATCGTCGACCTCATGTGGGAGGGCGGCATCGCCAAGCAGCGCTGGAGCATCTCCGACACCGCCGAGTACGGCGACTACGTGTCGGGCCCCCGGGTGATCGACGCGGGCGTCAAGGAGCGCATGCAGGGCGTGCTCGCCGACATCCAGTCGGGCGCGTTCGCCAAGCGCTTCATCGAGGACCAGGACAACGGCGGCGTCGAGTTCCAGGAGCTGCGCGCCAAGGAGGAGCAGCACCCGATCGAGAAGACCGGCGTCGAGCTGCGCAAGCTCTTCGCGTGGCAGCAGTCCGACGACGACTACACCGACGGCAGCGCCGCCCGCTGA
- a CDS encoding ATP-dependent RNA helicase, translating to MHLFDLDAIGAGLPVGASRAELESAAASGAMVVTAPPGTGKTTLVPPLVANLLAARGIGSDRVLLTQPRRVAVRAAASRIAELDGSALGGHVGFTVRGERRVGDTTRIEAVTPGVLLRRLLADPSLAGVGAVILDEVHERSLDGDLLLGMVSELRQLREDLIVVAMSATLDSARTAELLGSAGDAGDAGDTGTAGDTGTAGDTGTAGDAGTAAGAGTAGSVPARVVDVPSPLHPLRLDYAPFTGERVDRRGVAREYLAHLARVTVAAQRAERCDALVFVPGAREVDEVVRLLRTEALPEGREPAVEILALHGRLPAREQDRAVRGRGPGDPPRIVVSTALAESSLTVPGVRLVVDSGLARELRRDRARSMTGLVTVSASQASAEQRAGRAARQAPGRAVRVYSEADYARMPAAAMPEISSADLTDAALLLAAWGTPEGAGLALPTLPPAAAMREAVAVLGALQLIDAAGRPTSLGAHIARLPVGVREARALLEGTALLDDARTVAEVVAAISDDHRDPGADLPRLLRELRSGRAPGSARWRRESRRLERIAEAETPAGRAAARTGLPGVVVALARPEWIARRVGDGSRAYLLASGTRAALPEGSGLLASEWVAVREVQRVDGRVADGTGAVIRLAAPLTEEHALHCAGRLVTRQRSARIEDGRVRVREQRRLGAILLVSTPVSPTAEDTGPAFAAHLREAGLGALQWSEAGSALRARLALLHRELGAPWPAMDDASLLRGIEDWLGPDLERLRPDASLHRIDAAAALRRLLPWPDAARLDELAPERLAVPSGSTVRIEYPDPNGGADAGRPVVAVKLQELFGLAQTPRLIDGRIPILFHLLSPARRPLAVTDDLSSFWNGPYQQVRREMRGRYPKHPWPEDPWTAEATARTKRRS from the coding sequence GTGCACCTCTTCGACCTCGACGCGATCGGTGCGGGCCTGCCCGTCGGCGCCTCCCGCGCCGAACTGGAGTCGGCTGCGGCGTCGGGCGCCATGGTCGTCACGGCGCCGCCCGGCACCGGCAAGACCACCCTCGTGCCGCCGCTCGTGGCGAATCTGCTCGCGGCGCGCGGGATCGGATCCGACCGGGTGCTCCTCACCCAGCCGCGCCGGGTGGCCGTGCGGGCCGCGGCCTCGCGCATCGCGGAACTCGACGGGAGCGCGCTGGGCGGGCACGTCGGTTTCACGGTGCGCGGCGAGCGACGGGTCGGCGACACCACCCGGATCGAGGCGGTCACGCCCGGCGTGCTGCTGCGCAGGTTACTCGCCGATCCGTCGCTCGCGGGCGTCGGCGCCGTCATCCTCGACGAGGTGCACGAGCGCTCGCTCGACGGCGACCTGCTGCTCGGCATGGTCTCCGAGCTGCGGCAGCTGCGGGAGGACCTGATCGTGGTGGCGATGTCCGCGACGCTCGACTCGGCCCGCACCGCGGAGCTGCTGGGCTCTGCCGGGGATGCCGGGGATGCCGGGGATACCGGGACTGCCGGAGATACCGGGACTGCCGGGGATACCGGGACTGCCGGGGATGCCGGGACTGCCGCGGGCGCCGGGACTGCTGGATCCGTGCCCGCGCGTGTCGTCGACGTCCCGTCCCCGCTGCACCCGCTGCGCCTCGACTACGCCCCGTTCACCGGCGAGCGTGTGGACCGGCGGGGCGTCGCCCGGGAGTACCTCGCGCACCTCGCCCGCGTCACCGTCGCTGCGCAGCGGGCCGAGCGGTGCGACGCGCTGGTATTCGTACCGGGCGCGCGCGAGGTGGACGAGGTCGTGCGACTGCTGAGGACGGAGGCTCTTCCAGAGGGACGGGAGCCGGCCGTCGAGATTCTGGCGCTGCACGGACGCCTTCCCGCGCGCGAGCAGGATCGCGCGGTGCGCGGCCGAGGACCGGGGGATCCCCCGCGCATCGTGGTGAGCACCGCACTGGCCGAGAGCTCGCTCACCGTTCCCGGAGTGCGCCTCGTGGTCGATTCAGGCCTCGCGCGCGAGCTGCGCCGCGACCGGGCGAGGAGCATGACCGGACTCGTCACCGTGAGCGCCTCGCAGGCGAGCGCCGAGCAGCGCGCCGGGCGCGCGGCCCGTCAGGCGCCGGGACGCGCCGTGCGCGTGTACTCCGAGGCCGACTACGCCCGAATGCCGGCCGCGGCGATGCCCGAGATCTCCTCCGCCGACCTCACCGATGCGGCTCTGCTGCTCGCCGCGTGGGGCACGCCCGAGGGTGCCGGGCTGGCCCTACCGACACTCCCACCGGCAGCGGCCATGCGAGAGGCCGTGGCGGTGCTGGGTGCGCTGCAGCTGATCGACGCAGCGGGCCGCCCCACCTCACTGGGCGCGCACATCGCGCGGCTGCCGGTGGGCGTCCGAGAGGCGAGAGCCCTGCTCGAGGGCACGGCCCTCCTGGATGACGCGCGCACCGTCGCCGAGGTTGTGGCGGCGATCTCGGACGACCACCGCGATCCGGGCGCCGACCTGCCCCGACTGCTCCGAGAACTGCGCTCCGGCCGCGCACCCGGGTCGGCTCGCTGGCGCCGAGAGAGCCGGCGCCTCGAGCGCATCGCGGAGGCCGAGACGCCCGCGGGCCGCGCTGCGGCTCGCACAGGCCTTCCCGGCGTCGTCGTGGCGCTGGCCAGGCCCGAGTGGATCGCGCGAAGAGTGGGAGACGGGTCCCGCGCCTACCTGCTTGCGAGCGGCACCCGGGCAGCCCTTCCGGAGGGCAGCGGGCTCCTGGCGAGCGAGTGGGTCGCGGTGCGGGAGGTGCAGCGCGTCGACGGCCGCGTCGCGGACGGGACGGGTGCGGTGATCCGGCTCGCCGCACCGCTGACCGAGGAGCACGCTCTGCACTGCGCAGGGCGGCTCGTCACGCGTCAGCGATCCGCGCGCATCGAGGACGGCCGGGTGCGCGTGCGCGAGCAGCGCCGGCTCGGCGCGATCCTGCTCGTCTCAACGCCCGTGAGCCCCACGGCCGAGGATACCGGCCCGGCGTTCGCCGCCCACCTGCGGGAGGCGGGTCTCGGAGCGCTGCAGTGGTCAGAGGCGGGATCCGCCCTGCGGGCCCGTCTCGCGCTGCTGCACCGCGAGCTCGGCGCGCCCTGGCCGGCGATGGACGACGCGTCCCTGCTGCGCGGGATCGAGGACTGGCTCGGGCCGGACCTCGAGCGATTGCGACCGGACGCCTCCCTCCATCGCATCGACGCGGCCGCGGCCCTGCGCCGCCTGCTGCCCTGGCCCGACGCGGCGCGACTCGACGAGCTCGCACCCGAGCGCCTCGCGGTGCCCTCGGGATCGACGGTGCGGATCGAGTATCCGGACCCGAACGGGGGCGCCGATGCAGGGCGACCCGTCGTCGCGGTGAAGCTGCAGGAGCTCTTCGGCCTCGCGCAGACCCCGCGGCTGATCGACGGACGGATTCCGATCCTGTTCCACCTGCTCTCCCCCGCACGCCGCCCGCTCGCCGTCACCGACGACCTGTCATCGTTCTGGAACGGCCCGTACCAGCAGGTGCGCCGCGAGATGCGCGGCCGCTACCCGAAGCACCCCTGGCCAGAGGATCCCTGGACCGCCGAGGCCACCGCGCGCACGAAGCGCCGCTCCTGA
- a CDS encoding ABC transporter ATP-binding protein: MTEAAIRVRGLRKAFAGVEVLRGVDLEVSRGSVFALLGSNGAGKTTAVRILSTLLRADAGTAEVAGFDVAARPDRVRQSISLTGQFAAVDEVLSGRENLAMIARLRHQAAPGAIAHEMLARFSLAEAGEKRVAAYSGGMRRRLDIAMSLIGDPAVVFLDEPTTGLDPRARIEVWRAVAELARGGTTVLLTTQYLEEAEQLADRIAILHEGRIIVEGTLDELKRLLPPAKVEYVEKQPSLEEIFLSIVGGERDADGRTGNARGGEEGIPS; this comes from the coding sequence ATGACGGAGGCGGCCATCCGCGTGCGGGGCCTGCGGAAGGCCTTCGCCGGCGTGGAGGTGCTTCGCGGCGTGGATCTCGAGGTGAGCCGCGGCAGCGTCTTCGCGCTGCTCGGATCGAACGGGGCGGGGAAGACGACGGCGGTGCGGATCCTGTCCACCCTGCTGCGCGCCGACGCGGGCACGGCCGAGGTCGCCGGCTTCGACGTCGCCGCCCGACCGGATCGGGTGCGCCAGTCGATCAGCCTCACCGGGCAGTTCGCGGCAGTCGACGAGGTGCTCAGCGGCCGCGAGAACCTCGCGATGATCGCGCGGCTCCGGCATCAGGCAGCCCCGGGCGCGATCGCGCACGAGATGCTCGCCCGCTTCTCGCTCGCCGAGGCGGGGGAGAAACGGGTCGCCGCCTACTCGGGAGGCATGCGCCGCCGCCTCGACATCGCCATGAGCCTCATCGGCGATCCCGCCGTGGTCTTTCTCGACGAGCCGACGACGGGACTCGACCCCCGGGCGCGCATCGAGGTCTGGCGCGCCGTCGCCGAGCTCGCCCGGGGCGGCACCACGGTGCTGCTCACCACGCAGTACCTCGAGGAGGCCGAGCAGCTCGCCGACCGCATCGCGATCCTGCACGAGGGCCGCATCATCGTCGAGGGCACCCTCGACGAGCTGAAGCGCCTGCTGCCGCCGGCAAAGGTCGAGTACGTCGAGAAGCAGCCCTCCCTGGAAGAGATCTTCCTGTCGATCGTCGGCGGCGAGCGAGACGCGGACGGCCGGACCGGGAACGCCCGAGGCGGCGAGGAGGGGATCCCATCATGA
- a CDS encoding ABC transporter permease: MTAHALGDTAVLTGRSLRHVLRSPDTIITTAVMPIAFLLLFVYVFGGAIDTGQGAGSVGYVDYLLPGILLITVASGIAYTAFRLFTDMQGGIVERFRSMPIARSSVLWAHVLTSLVAILVSLVIVTGAAILMGFRSSAGLLEWLAVAGILLLVTLTLTWVAVIPGLTAKTVDGASAFSYPLIFLPFLSSAFVPTDSMPGPVRWFAEHQPVTAIVDALRGLLAGQPVGADIWIALVWCLGALVVAYAVAMAVYRRKVD, encoded by the coding sequence ATGACCGCTCACGCGCTCGGCGACACGGCCGTGCTCACGGGCCGGTCCCTGCGCCACGTCCTGCGCAGCCCGGACACCATCATCACCACGGCGGTCATGCCGATCGCCTTCCTGCTGCTGTTCGTCTACGTGTTCGGCGGCGCCATCGACACCGGCCAGGGCGCGGGAAGCGTCGGCTACGTGGACTACCTGCTGCCGGGGATCCTCCTCATCACGGTCGCCTCCGGCATCGCGTACACGGCGTTCCGGCTGTTCACCGACATGCAGGGCGGGATCGTCGAGCGCTTCCGGTCCATGCCGATCGCGCGTTCCAGCGTGCTGTGGGCGCACGTGCTCACCTCGCTCGTCGCGATCCTCGTCTCGCTCGTGATCGTCACCGGCGCGGCGATCCTCATGGGGTTCCGCTCGAGTGCCGGGCTCCTGGAATGGCTCGCGGTCGCGGGCATCCTCCTGCTGGTCACCCTTACTCTGACCTGGGTCGCCGTGATCCCGGGGCTCACCGCGAAGACCGTCGACGGCGCGAGCGCATTCTCCTACCCGCTCATCTTCCTGCCGTTCCTCAGCTCCGCGTTCGTGCCCACGGACTCCATGCCCGGTCCGGTGAGATGGTTCGCCGAGCACCAGCCGGTGACGGCGATCGTCGACGCGCTCCGCGGGTTGCTCGCGGGGCAGCCGGTCGGCGCCGACATCTGGATCGCGCTCGTCTGGTGCCTCGGTGCGCTGGTCGTCGCCTACGCCGTCGCGATGGCGGTCTACCGGCGGAAGGTCGACTGA